The Glutamicibacter mishrai DNA window GCTCGCGAATGATTTTGCGGCACTGGCCCAATGCATGAATGTGGCTGTGCACTTCGGTGGCTTCTTCAACAGAACTGCCCGGCAGTCCTAAGAGGTCGAAGCGAATCCGAAGATAATGCTCACCCACAATTTGCAAGTCTGACTCAGGCAAGAGGACGTGGATGTCGGCGACACGGCCAGCCAGGGAATTCTCGATGGGAATCATGGCCAGATCAGCTTCGCCGTTTTCCACCATGGCGAACGCATCCTCGAAGCTGGCGCAAGGAACGGCCTGCATATCGGGGAATTGCTGGGTGCAGGCCATATTCGAATTGGAGCCGGCTTCACCTTGGTAAGAAATCTTGTTGCCCATCATTTCAAGGTACCGCCGATTGCCCCGCAACGCGTTGTTGGTGCCATTTCATGACAAAACCGCGACGCCCTGGAAAGAAAACAGGGCATCGCGGTTTTGAGCAGTTCGCCAGAAGCTAGGCTGGATTCGCCGAGTAGTGCGCGGAGAGCTTTGACAGTCCTTCATCGATACTCACTGCAGGTTTCCAATCCAGGACCTCGTGGGTTTCGCGCTGATCAAACCAGTGCGCGGTGGATAGCTGCTCCGCCAGGAAGCGGGTCATCGGCGGCTCGTCATGGACCAGACCCCGTGAACCGGCAGCGAGCCAGAGCTTTTCGATGACTGATCCGGCCCCGCGCGCAAGCCAGCCGGGCACGTTGAGTTTCGGCACCGGTGCACCGCCGGCTTGGCAGATTCCGGCAATCAGCTCGCCCACCGGACGCGGTTCGCCGTTGGTCACTACGAGGGCGCGCCCGTGCGCGTGATCCATGCGCTCCAAGCCTCGGACAATCGCGGCAGCCGCATTGTCGATATAGGTGGTGTCGATCAACGCAGCACCCTGATCAAGCAGCGGGAGCCGACCGGCCTTGGCGCGTTGGACGACGCGTTCCACCAGCTGGGTATCCCCAGGTCCCCAGACAACATGCGGACGAATGGCGGTGACGCGGAAGGCAGCGGAATCCGCGGCCAAGGCATCGAGTTCGGCTGCCGCCTTGGACCGCGCGTAATGGCCATGGGCCAGCTGCGGGTTGGCGGTGCCGGCGGCAGCCCCGGCCAAGGAATCGCCGAAATGCGCTACCGAAGGGGAAGACACAAAAACGAAGTCCTTGATGCCGGCATCTTGCGCTGCTTTGAGCAGGTTGCCGGTCCCGGTGATGTTGGTGTCGACAAACTCCTGCCAGTGCCCGGTGAAGGACACCTTTGCGGCAAGGTGGATCACCGCATCCATGGAATCCACGGCTTGGGCTACTGCATGCAGATCCGTCAGCGAGCCTTGTACTTCATCGCCGGAGCCGGCCGAGGCACGCCGTTGGAAGGTGCGCACGTGGTGGCCTTTGTCGCGAAGCAGCTGGGCTACCGCGCCGCCGAGCATGCCGCTGGCACCGGTGACCAGAACCCGACGAGCCGTCAACGAGGTATCGGGAGTGCTCATGGGGTGCGGATCCTTCCACCGGCAAGTGTTGCACCAGCCCATTGGGCCAACGCCGCCCGGTCAATCTTCGAGTTGTGGCGGATGTCGGTCGGCAGGACCGGCAGCACTAGAACGGCCGCGACATCGGTTCCGGTGGCAGCCACCGCTGCCCTGACCTTGCTGGCAAGCTCGCTCGATGCCGGGCCCGGTTTGCGTGCAGCGGGCACGGTTTCCATCACGACCACGGCAGCCTGGGTTCCTGCCGGCCCAACACCTACCAGTGCTGCGCGGCCGGCGCCAGGCACCGACTGCACCGCGTGTTCTGCGGCCACCGGGGTGATCGCGCCATTGGCGGTGCTCAGCACATGTCCCAAGCGGCCCTCAACCCAGAGCCGCCCAGCATCATCAAGGTGTCCGACATCGCCGGTGCGATGCCAGCCAGCGATGGAGCTGCTGGCTTGTTCGGTGATCCACAACCGGTCGTAGCGGTCCTTGACGTGCGGGGCGCGAACCAGGATTTCTCCCGTCACACCGGGAACGTATTCCGGCTGGTCACCGGCTACACCCAGCTCGTCGATCGGGGCGATGGCTACCGTGGCACCGGCTACCGCAGTGCCGACGCATACGCCGTTGCCTTCACCAGCTGCCTGGATTCCCGGCAGGTCGATGTCGGTGACGGGCAATGCCTCGGTCATTCCATAAGGGGTATGCACCTTGGCATTGGGCACCAGTTCCTGCACCTTGGCCAAGAGGGATTCCGGGATCGGCGCGCCGGCCGAAAGCATCAGCTCAACCCCGGAGAGGGTCTTGCGCTGAGCGGTATTCAGCTCTGCCTTGGTATCCAGGACATTGGCCAGCGCGGCGGGGGAGGCGAAGACCGTGGTGGCATTCACTGCAACGGCGGCATCGGCCAGAGCGCTGGCAGTGAGCGTGCGAGGCGCGGTGACGTCCATATCCGGGGTGACCGAGGTGGCGCCCAAAGCTGGGCCAAGCAAAGCGAAGGGGGCGAACCCGGCCACCAGGGCAGAGCCAGCCTTCAAGTTGTAGGTCTCGCGCAGGGTATCGCGCATGGCGGCCAGCTGCCGGTGGGTGTACACAACACCCTTGGCTGGTCCGGTGGAGCCGGAAGTGAACAGCACCGCCGCATCCGCATCCGGGTCGGCAGCGACAAAATCCGGAGCCTGGGCCGATGCCTTGCTGCCTGCTTCCATCAGCTCATCCAGGGTATGCGCCACGCCCAGCGCCTTGCGCTTGGCCGCGGATGGATTGCCGACGGCGATCTTGGTCCCTGGCCAGCCCAGCAACCGCGCACCGGTCAGCGCGCGGTCAATGCCAATCAGGAAACTCGGTCCGGCGCCCTTGATGGCACGGCCCAGGCCCTTGGTGCCCAGCCCGGCATCGGCGACCACGATGACCGCGCCCAAGCGCAGGCACGCATAAATCAGGGAAGTCAGCTCGATGCCCGGCGGAACCAAGAGGTTCACTCGATCGCCGGACTTCACACCGATCTGCTGCAGGCCAGCGGCAAGCGCGTTGACGCGTCCGCCCAGCTCGGCCCACGACAAGGAACGCGGCGGATGGATATCGACCACGGCGGTGCTTTGATCGTCCTGGCGCGAATCCAATTCGGCGAGCATCGGGCGATAGCCGCCTTCGCCTTGCGCGCGTGATGCCGCGTGCAAATCTGAGCGGTCGTTGAGCCAGCTGAAAATCGGCGTTGCGATATCACGGTCTTCGCCCACCAGATGGCTGGCACCTTCAAAACGGTGCACCTGCGCCTGTGGCAGACGGCCGATCAGATCGCGCAGGTAGCGATCGGAGAAAACCGGATCCTTGGGGCCCCACAGCATCAGCGCCGGGACTTCCAGGGAGCGGACCGCTTCGGAAATTTCGTCCAGGGCTGGCCGGCTGGGGTGTTCGGGGGCAAAAGGGATGTCGGCAACGAAGTTGGCCACGCCATCGCGTTTCTCCGCGCTGGTGTATGGCGCCATGAACGCTGTGCGCACCTGTGGCGCCAGCGCAGGCTGGGCCAGTGAATGGGTGACCTGGAGGAAAGCACGGGTGGTTTTGGTGCCCCAGCCATGCACTGCCGGGTGGGAGGCCAATTTCAGGGCCGAAGGCAGTTCGAAGCCAGCAGGATGGATGGCGGTATTGGTCAGAACGACATTTTCCAGCCGCTCCTGGTGGGCCACGGCCCAGCCCAGGGAAATGATCCCGCCCCAGTCGTGGCCGACCGTGGTGATATTATCGCCCAGGTCCAGGGCGTCAATCAGATCGCCTAGGTCGTTGACCCGGTCTGCCAGGCGGCGGAAGGTGCCGGTGCGATCGGAGAATCCCATGTCCAGCTGGTCGACAGCGACCACGCGCCACGCCAGCTGATTCTCGGAGACGTGGTTCAGCAGGCTGCGCCAGAGGTAGGACCAGGTCGGGTTGCCATGGACGCAGACGAGCGTGCCCACCGGGGTGATGCCGCGCTGTGCCAGCTCTTCCTGGTTATCCAGCACATGCCAGTTATGGGTTGTTCCGGGATTGTCAACTGCTGAGGTTGATGGAACGCTGAGATGCTTTGAGTAGATTTCCTTGACGCCGGGGAAAATCTCAGTCACCAGACAATCTCCATCATCGCGGTGTTCAATCCGGAGCCCACGCCCATGCATAGCACGCGGTCGCCGGGCTTGAGCGACTCGGCTTCTTGCGAGAGGGTCATCGGCAACGAGGCCGGACCGACATTGCCCCACTTGGAGAAGGTGATCGGCACACGGTCCTTGATCAGCCCAACGGCCTTGATGATGGCGTTGGTGTAGGACTTGGAGACCTGGTGGGTGACATAGCGGTCCATGGACTTCCAGTTCCACCCGGTGCGGTGCGCTTCATCCCACGCGTTGACTACCAGATCCAGGCCGTTGTCCAGCAGGCCCTTGGTGTCGGTGTACATGCCGTCGGGTCCGCCAACACACAGTTCGTGGTGCTCGGTGCCTGCACGGGAGACGCCGCCAAGGATGCGATGGGCTTCCGGATGGGCATCGGCTGGGCCGATGACAGCGGCGGCGGCACCGGAGCCGAGAGTCAGGGTAGCGAATTCGCGCATGTAGTCATCGCGGGTCGAGGTTTCGGCGTTCAGGCGCTCGAAGGTGGTCTCCTGGGTTGCCTTGGCGTCTTCGCCGGCAACGATCAGCGCATACTTGATCTGACCGGAGTCGATCATGTTCGCTGCCAGGCTCATGCCGTTCACGAAGCCGAGGCATGCGTTGGCCACGTCGAAGTTCATCGCGGAGGACGGGAGTCCCAAGCCGTTGTGGACCTTGGAAGCAACCGATGGCTCAAGATTGCGACGGGTCACCGAGGTGTTAATGAGCAGGCCGATTTCGCTGGCGTCAACACCAGCCTGGGCCAAAGCCTTTTTGCCGGCAAGGATGGCTGCATCGTCGAATTCGACGCCGTCAGACCACCAGCGGCGTTCCTTAACACCGGAAACACGCTCGAGGAGTTTTTTGGATAGTCGCAGTCGCTTCAAACTTGGAGCCAGCCGCTCATCGAATTCTGATGAACTCACCACCTCGGGCGCGAGGACGCTGTTCACTGATAAAAGCGCAACGTTGTAGTGTTTAAAGGTGGCATTGCCGTTCAAAGTGTTGCCTTCGTTTCTGCTGGACTATCTGTGTGGTGCATACTGCGATGAAACGTCTTCACCGATGGACGCTGATAGCATCTTCGGAAAGTTTGCTCTTCTACATTATTCCTTGACCCGCTGTGAGAAGAACTTGAGCGGGCGATTTCAGCCGAGGGCACGAAACGGAATTAACGCAGACTAAGTCGATCCTACAGAGTAGACCTTTGAGATTCATGGAAAGATGCGCATCTCACCTCCGGAAATTAGCCGGAATTTCGCGAAGCTACATCTATTAGGAACAATGCCTTCGAAAAAAGATGTAATTGCGGACCGGTGAAAATCCAGACCATTTTCCAATGGCACCCGTGAGACCAGCGTTAGACCGCGAGATGCCGCCTTGAAGAACGTTGAAGTCAAGCCCTTAGGTTGCAACGTATTTAAGGCATCCGGCAGGGGTGCGACGATGCCGACGCGCGTGACGGCCGCGCTTTCGAAGGTCGTTCTTTCATTGTGGATAGCTGGGGATCACGGGGTGGCAACCGTCAACAAATTCTTTTCTTGAAATAGCCACAGTAGGATTTCAGCCATGACCTATCGTTTTAGCCAGGTGGATGTTTTCTCTGCGGACCCGTGCTTGGGAAATCCCGTGGCAGTCGTGCTTGATGCCGAGGGTCTTGACGATGAGAGCTTGCGTCGTTTCTCCGTTTGGACGAATCTATCCGAGTGCACCTTCGTGCTTCCGCCCACCGATCCGGGTGCTGACTATCGTGTGCGGATCTTCAGCATGAATCTTGAACTGCCCTTCGCGGGGCACCCTACCTTGGGCACTGCTCGTGCCTGGCTAGAAGCAGGAGGAGTGCCCGCAACCGCGGGAACGATCATTCAAGAATGCGCAGCGGGCTTGGTGCCCATCCGAATCGATGGCGAGTTGCTGTCCTTCTCATCCCCGCCGCGCCAGCGCTCCGGTCCTGTCGACCCACACCTGGTCGACGAAATCTTGGACGTTCTCGGCGCGGATCCGGCCCACGTTCTCGATACCGAGTGGCTGGATAATGGGCCAGGCTGGGTTGGCGTGCTGATGGATAGCTCGCAGCACGTGCTGGAATTACGACCGGACGCTTCCCGGCATCCCGGACGCTGGGATATCGGGGTTATTGGCGCGTATCCGCATGGCGCGGCGAAAGCCTTTGAGGTGCGCGGTTTCTTCACCGAAGGAGCAGAACCCCTGCGGGAAGATCCGGTAACCGGAAGTCTTAACGCGGCGGCTGCTGAATGGCTGATTTCCACCGGACGGGCGACGGCACCTTACCTCGCCGGGCAGGGCAGCGCCATGGGGCGCAACGGCGAAATATTTATCAGTGAGAAGGATGACCGGCTGTGGGTTGGCGGCCGAGCCGAAGTCATCTTAACTGGCTTCGCAAATCTATAGATGCCCGTAGGTCTTACCCGTTTGCCGCCGGTTTAACCTGCAGTAGAGAATGTGAAAAAATAAAGTATGGACAAAAAGCTCGGAAAGTCTGCCCGGGTAGGCATCCGAGATGTTGCCGCCGCTGCAGGGGTTTCTCCCACCACGGTTTCGCATGCGCTCAGCGGCGCGCGCGCCATTAATGCGGAAACACGTGTACGAGTGTTGGACGTGGCTCAAAAGCTCGGCTATTCCCCGGACCTGCGCGCGCGGGGCCTGAGGAGTTCCCGGACATTCACCGTGGGCTTGCTCAGCGACACCATTGCGGTGACGCCCTATGCCGGGCTGATTATCAGTGGCGCGCAGGACGCTGCTGCCGAGCATCAGAGCGTGGTGCTTGCCTTGGACTCCACCGGAGACCCGCAGCGTGAATTATTAGGTATTCGCACCTTGGTGGATCATCGGGTTGATGGGTTGGTCTATGCGAGGATGTCTCATCAGTCGGTGACGGTACCCAAAGAGCTGGACGGTATTCCTGTGGTGCTTGCCAACGCTTCAAGCGCCGAACTGGAGTATTCCTCGGTGGTTCCCGATGAGCAGCAGATCGGCGTTGATGCCACCGTGCATTTGCTCGGCTACGGCCATCTGAAGATCGGCTTTGCCACGGTGACCGATGATGTTCCAGCCGCGGCAGGTCGCGAGCGCGGCTATCGAACAGCGTTGGAAGCG harbors:
- a CDS encoding NAD-dependent epimerase/dehydratase family protein, which gives rise to MSTPDTSLTARRVLVTGASGMLGGAVAQLLRDKGHHVRTFQRRASAGSGDEVQGSLTDLHAVAQAVDSMDAVIHLAAKVSFTGHWQEFVDTNITGTGNLLKAAQDAGIKDFVFVSSPSVAHFGDSLAGAAAGTANPQLAHGHYARSKAAAELDALAADSAAFRVTAIRPHVVWGPGDTQLVERVVQRAKAGRLPLLDQGAALIDTTYIDNAAAAIVRGLERMDHAHGRALVVTNGEPRPVGELIAGICQAGGAPVPKLNVPGWLARGAGSVIEKLWLAAGSRGLVHDEPPMTRFLAEQLSTAHWFDQRETHEVLDWKPAVSIDEGLSKLSAHYSANPA
- a CDS encoding alpha/beta fold hydrolase encodes the protein MTEIFPGVKEIYSKHLSVPSTSAVDNPGTTHNWHVLDNQEELAQRGITPVGTLVCVHGNPTWSYLWRSLLNHVSENQLAWRVVAVDQLDMGFSDRTGTFRRLADRVNDLGDLIDALDLGDNITTVGHDWGGIISLGWAVAHQERLENVVLTNTAIHPAGFELPSALKLASHPAVHGWGTKTTRAFLQVTHSLAQPALAPQVRTAFMAPYTSAEKRDGVANFVADIPFAPEHPSRPALDEISEAVRSLEVPALMLWGPKDPVFSDRYLRDLIGRLPQAQVHRFEGASHLVGEDRDIATPIFSWLNDRSDLHAASRAQGEGGYRPMLAELDSRQDDQSTAVVDIHPPRSLSWAELGGRVNALAAGLQQIGVKSGDRVNLLVPPGIELTSLIYACLRLGAVIVVADAGLGTKGLGRAIKGAGPSFLIGIDRALTGARLLGWPGTKIAVGNPSAAKRKALGVAHTLDELMEAGSKASAQAPDFVAADPDADAAVLFTSGSTGPAKGVVYTHRQLAAMRDTLRETYNLKAGSALVAGFAPFALLGPALGATSVTPDMDVTAPRTLTASALADAAVAVNATTVFASPAALANVLDTKAELNTAQRKTLSGVELMLSAGAPIPESLLAKVQELVPNAKVHTPYGMTEALPVTDIDLPGIQAAGEGNGVCVGTAVAGATVAIAPIDELGVAGDQPEYVPGVTGEILVRAPHVKDRYDRLWITEQASSSIAGWHRTGDVGHLDDAGRLWVEGRLGHVLSTANGAITPVAAEHAVQSVPGAGRAALVGVGPAGTQAAVVVMETVPAARKPGPASSELASKVRAAVAATGTDVAAVLVLPVLPTDIRHNSKIDRAALAQWAGATLAGGRIRTP
- a CDS encoding 3-oxoacyl-ACP synthase III, coding for MNGNATFKHYNVALLSVNSVLAPEVVSSSEFDERLAPSLKRLRLSKKLLERVSGVKERRWWSDGVEFDDAAILAGKKALAQAGVDASEIGLLINTSVTRRNLEPSVASKVHNGLGLPSSAMNFDVANACLGFVNGMSLAANMIDSGQIKYALIVAGEDAKATQETTFERLNAETSTRDDYMREFATLTLGSGAAAAVIGPADAHPEAHRILGGVSRAGTEHHELCVGGPDGMYTDTKGLLDNGLDLVVNAWDEAHRTGWNWKSMDRYVTHQVSKSYTNAIIKAVGLIKDRVPITFSKWGNVGPASLPMTLSQEAESLKPGDRVLCMGVGSGLNTAMMEIVW
- a CDS encoding PhzF family phenazine biosynthesis protein, which encodes MTYRFSQVDVFSADPCLGNPVAVVLDAEGLDDESLRRFSVWTNLSECTFVLPPTDPGADYRVRIFSMNLELPFAGHPTLGTARAWLEAGGVPATAGTIIQECAAGLVPIRIDGELLSFSSPPRQRSGPVDPHLVDEILDVLGADPAHVLDTEWLDNGPGWVGVLMDSSQHVLELRPDASRHPGRWDIGVIGAYPHGAAKAFEVRGFFTEGAEPLREDPVTGSLNAAAAEWLISTGRATAPYLAGQGSAMGRNGEIFISEKDDRLWVGGRAEVILTGFANL
- a CDS encoding LacI family DNA-binding transcriptional regulator, which encodes MDKKLGKSARVGIRDVAAAAGVSPTTVSHALSGARAINAETRVRVLDVAQKLGYSPDLRARGLRSSRTFTVGLLSDTIAVTPYAGLIISGAQDAAAEHQSVVLALDSTGDPQRELLGIRTLVDHRVDGLVYARMSHQSVTVPKELDGIPVVLANASSAELEYSSVVPDEQQIGVDATVHLLGYGHLKIGFATVTDDVPAAAGRERGYRTALEAAGIPVKEEWISAKSGDAQGGRAAGREILGRKDRPTAIFCFNDEMAMGVYQAANDLGLSIPDDLSVIGVDDLQLITQALVPNLTTIALPHYQMGHWAVSQLFAQATAKSDVRTAELLRCQLVQRDSVSAPKR